One window of Dehalobacterium formicoaceticum genomic DNA carries:
- a CDS encoding (2Fe-2S)-binding protein: MRIGAHPILDFQRGQKVSFYYDGQLIEGYTEETIAAALHAAGIRVLGHSPELHRPRGLFCAIGNCSSCLMVVNGEPNVRVCVEKVQPGMRVETQQGKGCLR; the protein is encoded by the coding sequence ATGCGTATTGGAGCACATCCAATTTTGGATTTTCAGCGGGGGCAGAAGGTATCTTTTTACTATGACGGACAATTGATAGAAGGCTATACGGAAGAGACTATTGCTGCCGCTTTGCATGCTGCCGGGATCCGGGTCCTGGGGCACAGTCCGGAGCTGCATCGCCCGCGGGGTCTTTTTTGTGCCATTGGCAATTGTTCTTCCTGCCTGATGGTGGTCAACGGCGAACCGAATGTCAGGGTATGCGTGGAGAAGGTGCAGCCGGGCATGCGGGTAGAAACACAGCAGGGAAAGGGGTGCCTCAGATGA
- a CDS encoding NAD(P)/FAD-dependent oxidoreductase, with protein sequence MKEIEILVIGGGPAGLCAAAAAAELGAHVLVLERDSKPGGQLVKQTHKFFGSKKQYAGDRGIHIGDFLLEQVTESPLVEVWADTAALGIYEDGVVTAEKDNQHLKIKPARIIAATGASEKALMFPNNDLPGIYGAGAVQTLMNVAGVVPGKRVLMVGAGNIGLIVSYQLLQAGVEVAAIIEGAPTIGGYLVHASKVRRAGVPIMTSFTVKEAYGKETLEGAIVCQLDEKWQPIPGTEQDIKADVMCLAVGLSPLTELLWQADCKMKYVGELSGHVPVRSRFMETTRQGLYVAGDVSGVEEASAAMVEGRLAGVSAALSLGYGKDVGCKMQADAMEELKELRSGPTGEKTMQGLWKLTGKEGAIC encoded by the coding sequence ATGAAAGAAATCGAAATTCTCGTGATTGGCGGGGGACCGGCCGGCCTTTGTGCCGCAGCGGCTGCGGCAGAACTGGGCGCCCATGTGCTGGTTCTGGAAAGGGATAGCAAACCGGGGGGGCAATTGGTCAAGCAAACCCATAAGTTTTTCGGTTCCAAAAAACAATACGCCGGAGACCGGGGAATTCATATCGGGGATTTTCTTTTGGAACAGGTTACTGAAAGTCCTTTGGTGGAAGTTTGGGCCGATACCGCAGCCTTAGGCATTTATGAAGACGGAGTTGTTACCGCAGAAAAGGACAATCAGCATCTCAAAATCAAACCGGCGAGGATTATTGCGGCGACGGGAGCTTCGGAAAAGGCCTTAATGTTTCCCAATAACGATCTGCCGGGTATCTATGGAGCGGGTGCCGTGCAAACCTTAATGAATGTGGCCGGTGTGGTCCCGGGCAAGAGAGTGCTGATGGTGGGGGCCGGAAATATCGGATTGATTGTCTCCTATCAATTATTACAGGCAGGGGTGGAGGTGGCGGCCATTATTGAAGGGGCGCCTACCATCGGGGGCTATCTCGTTCATGCCTCCAAGGTGCGCCGGGCGGGAGTGCCTATCATGACCTCATTTACCGTCAAAGAAGCCTATGGCAAGGAAACATTAGAAGGAGCCATTGTGTGTCAATTGGACGAAAAATGGCAGCCGATTCCGGGCACGGAGCAGGATATCAAGGCGGATGTCATGTGTCTCGCGGTCGGTTTAAGCCCGTTGACGGAGTTATTATGGCAGGCGGACTGTAAGATGAAATATGTCGGGGAGCTTTCCGGTCATGTCCCGGTGCGCTCTCGATTCATGGAAACCACCCGACAAGGCTTATATGTGGCCGGAGACGTAAGCGGGGTTGAGGAAGCCAGCGCCGCCATGGTGGAAGGAAGACTGGCTGGTGTTTCCGCCGCCTTAAGCCTAGGCTATGGCAAGGACGTGGGATGTAAAATGCAGGCTGATGCCATGGAGGAATTAAAGGAATTACGTTCCGGTCCCACGGGGGAAAAAACCATGCAGGGATTATGGAAGCTTACCGGTAAGGAGGGGGCGATATGCTGA
- a CDS encoding 4Fe-4S binding protein produces the protein MLNQTGIPGAADLRKVLPSEERMLQGPVAIIECFQEIPCNPCTEACKQGAILPMQDINDLPKMAFEKCNGCGLCISRCPGLAIFIVDFSYRPTEAVVRIPYEFVPLPEAGQKVMGLNRAGEVLGTFEVKKVQSGGKKNMTYTIWLVVPRELAMEVRNIRLGGDKHGA, from the coding sequence ATGCTGAATCAAACAGGAATTCCCGGTGCCGCGGATCTAAGAAAGGTCCTGCCATCAGAGGAAAGGATGCTCCAGGGGCCGGTGGCGATTATCGAATGTTTTCAGGAAATCCCATGTAATCCTTGTACCGAAGCATGTAAGCAGGGAGCCATCTTGCCCATGCAGGATATCAATGATCTGCCGAAAATGGCATTTGAAAAATGCAATGGCTGCGGCCTGTGCATCAGCCGCTGCCCGGGACTGGCCATTTTTATCGTGGACTTTTCCTATCGTCCCACGGAAGCCGTGGTGCGCATCCCTTATGAATTTGTTCCTCTGCCGGAGGCCGGGCAAAAGGTGATGGGATTGAATCGTGCAGGCGAAGTGCTGGGAACCTTTGAGGTAAAAAAGGTGCAATCTGGTGGTAAGAAAAATATGACTTATACCATCTGGCTGGTGGTGCCCCGGGAGCTGGCTATGGAAGTGCGCAATATTCGTCTGGGAGGGGATAAACATGGAGCATAA
- a CDS encoding (2Fe-2S)-binding protein produces MEHKVLVCRCEDITLEKIHYLIDQGYRTIDEIKRVSRAGMGPCQGRTCRMLIAQELAKALGVSMEEVIMPTFRPPVKAVKLGTFAGGE; encoded by the coding sequence ATGGAGCATAAGGTGCTGGTATGCCGCTGTGAAGATATTACCCTGGAAAAAATACATTATTTGATTGATCAGGGTTACCGTACCATTGATGAAATTAAACGGGTGAGCCGTGCCGGTATGGGGCCTTGCCAGGGCCGTACTTGCCGTATGCTTATCGCCCAGGAATTGGCCAAGGCATTGGGGGTCAGCATGGAAGAGGTGATCATGCCTACCTTCCGACCGCCGGTAAAAGCAGTTAAATTAGGCACCTTTGCAGGAGGTGAATAA
- a CDS encoding NAD(P)/FAD-dependent oxidoreductase codes for MQKAAQAVIIGGGIIGCALAYELARRGMKEILVVEKNYLCSGATGRCGAGIRQQWGTELNATLSRDSVKRFEQMNEELAYDQDIEFKQGGYLMCAYTESVWTQFEKNVELQQRLGIPVQKVTPEEAKEIVPHLNIEGLIGATFCGTDGHANPFHVVDAYYKAAKRLGVVFETYTEVTGIKAAKGRVNAVQTTKGDIVTPLVINATSGAAGLICNMVGFDLPLYAQRHQALVTEPVEHMQDPMVMSLSHRLYCQQVPHGSFVMGVGDPNEPIGQNINSSWEFLEDMARQVTTVLPILKNLRVVRQWGGLYDMSPDANPILDQVPDAQGMWVLAGFSGHGFMVAPQTAVLVAQKITGGECFMPIEKFGLDRFRRGELLIEPAVC; via the coding sequence ATGCAAAAAGCAGCTCAGGCAGTGATCATCGGGGGCGGGATCATCGGCTGTGCCCTGGCCTATGAACTGGCCCGGCGGGGGATGAAGGAGATCCTGGTGGTGGAGAAAAATTATCTTTGTTCCGGTGCCACGGGACGCTGCGGCGCCGGGATCAGGCAGCAATGGGGCACTGAATTGAATGCAACTTTGTCCCGGGACAGTGTCAAAAGATTTGAGCAGATGAATGAAGAATTGGCATACGATCAGGATATTGAGTTTAAGCAAGGGGGCTACCTGATGTGTGCCTACACGGAAAGCGTGTGGACACAATTTGAAAAAAACGTGGAATTACAGCAAAGACTTGGCATTCCCGTCCAAAAGGTTACGCCGGAAGAAGCAAAGGAAATCGTGCCACATCTCAATATTGAGGGATTAATTGGTGCCACCTTCTGTGGTACGGACGGCCATGCCAATCCCTTTCATGTGGTAGATGCCTATTATAAAGCGGCGAAGCGTCTGGGTGTGGTCTTTGAAACCTACACGGAAGTAACCGGCATTAAAGCGGCAAAAGGCCGGGTTAATGCTGTTCAAACCACTAAGGGTGACATCGTTACTCCTTTGGTGATTAATGCCACCAGCGGTGCCGCCGGTTTGATTTGTAATATGGTGGGATTTGATTTGCCCCTCTATGCCCAGAGACACCAGGCACTGGTGACGGAACCGGTGGAACATATGCAGGACCCCATGGTCATGTCCCTCAGCCATCGTCTTTATTGTCAGCAGGTACCCCATGGCAGTTTTGTCATGGGCGTAGGGGATCCCAACGAGCCCATCGGTCAAAATATCAACTCCAGCTGGGAATTTCTTGAGGATATGGCGCGCCAGGTCACCACCGTCTTACCAATTCTCAAGAATCTCCGGGTGGTGCGTCAATGGGGCGGTCTTTATGATATGAGTCCCGATGCCAATCCTATTCTGGATCAGGTGCCTGATGCCCAGGGGATGTGGGTTTTAGCCGGTTTCAGCGGTCATGGCTTTATGGTGGCGCCCCAAACAGCAGTATTGGTGGCACAAAAAATCACAGGTGGGGAATGCTTTATGCCCATTGAAAAATTTGGCTTGGATCGCTTCCGGCGGGGAGAACTGCTTATTGAACCGGCGGTGTGCTAA
- a CDS encoding methyltetrahydrofolate cobalamin methyltransferase, which translates to MIVIGELINSTRREIKNAIEERNTALIQEIAKKQVEAGADYLDVNAGAFVDDEIDHLLWLIDVVQAVTDVPLAIDSADPEAIEAGLKAHKGASPMINSVTAEVEKFEAILPLIKQYNAKTIALCLNDDGMPSTADERLAIVKWFCDRFTKEGIPLSDVFLDPLVKPVSVNGSFGNEVLNTLDAINKQYPDIHTTCGLSNVSFGLPVRKLLNQAFFVMCISRGMDSVIIDPLDQGIMSLMYASEVLVDRDEKCAKYLKAVRDGVVSA; encoded by the coding sequence TTGATCGTCATTGGTGAATTAATTAATTCAACCAGAAGAGAAATTAAAAATGCTATTGAAGAAAGGAATACAGCTTTAATTCAGGAAATTGCCAAAAAACAAGTTGAAGCAGGGGCGGATTATCTGGATGTTAATGCCGGAGCCTTTGTCGATGATGAAATAGATCATTTGCTATGGCTGATTGATGTCGTTCAGGCTGTTACCGACGTTCCTTTGGCTATAGACAGTGCAGATCCGGAAGCAATTGAGGCAGGGCTCAAAGCTCATAAAGGTGCATCCCCGATGATTAATTCCGTTACTGCCGAAGTGGAAAAATTTGAAGCGATCTTGCCTTTGATTAAACAATATAATGCCAAAACCATTGCTTTATGTTTGAATGATGACGGCATGCCTTCTACTGCTGACGAACGCTTGGCAATCGTGAAATGGTTCTGTGACCGTTTTACCAAAGAAGGAATTCCTTTAAGTGATGTTTTCCTTGATCCTTTGGTAAAACCCGTCAGTGTCAACGGCAGCTTTGGTAATGAGGTGTTAAATACCCTAGATGCGATCAATAAACAATATCCGGACATTCACACCACCTGTGGTTTAAGCAATGTTTCCTTCGGGTTGCCTGTAAGAAAATTACTCAACCAAGCCTTCTTTGTTATGTGCATTTCCCGGGGTATGGATTCTGTGATTATCGATCCTTTGGATCAGGGGATTATGTCTTTGATGTATGCCTCAGAAGTCCTGGTAGATAGAGATGAAAAATGTGCTAAGTATCTGAAAGCAGTCCGTGATGGCGTTGTTTCTGCTTAA
- a CDS encoding cobalamin B12-binding domain-containing protein → MSNEILEQAAQSILDGQVDQAVEIAKKALAEGLNPLEVIEKGFAVGINKAGDLFDRGKYFLPELMTASDAMKAATAVLNDAIPAESKSQNIKCIIATVEGDIHDIGKGIVVSLFRVHGMDVIDLGNDIPTSKIIDAAIENNADVIGVSALLNTTMKQMKKLHDEMSSRGVRDQFKTVIGGAPVTQRYADKIGANAYAENANDGVKKVFEMMG, encoded by the coding sequence ATGAGTAATGAAATTTTGGAACAAGCGGCACAGAGTATCTTGGACGGACAAGTGGATCAGGCCGTAGAAATAGCTAAAAAAGCCCTGGCAGAGGGGTTAAACCCATTAGAAGTGATCGAAAAAGGTTTCGCGGTGGGTATTAATAAAGCGGGAGATCTTTTTGACCGGGGTAAATATTTCTTGCCGGAATTAATGACCGCCTCCGATGCCATGAAGGCTGCTACTGCCGTATTAAATGACGCCATTCCGGCTGAAAGCAAGAGCCAGAACATTAAATGCATCATCGCCACTGTAGAAGGGGACATTCATGATATCGGCAAAGGTATTGTGGTTTCCTTGTTCAGAGTTCATGGCATGGATGTCATTGATTTAGGCAACGATATTCCCACCAGTAAAATTATTGACGCAGCCATTGAGAATAATGCTGATGTGATCGGGGTCAGCGCATTGCTTAATACCACAATGAAACAAATGAAAAAGCTGCATGATGAAATGAGCAGCAGAGGGGTACGGGATCAATTTAAGACCGTTATCGGAGGCGCTCCTGTGACTCAAAGATATGCTGATAAAATTGGCGCCAACGCTTATGCGGAAAATGCCAACGATGGTGTGAAAAAAGTATTTGAAATGATGGGATAA
- a CDS encoding PocR ligand-binding domain-containing protein, with product MLGLTISEQVNDVNMDTLADSNLQYLLNSFAVATDLPVSATDINGNCILSAQGTEQNFCTFIKGSCESKRCQETYKEAGKQAAKWREPYIFQCHAGLTIWVCPVYDKNQHIANLTGGRVLMWQQDDYFYQEINSLASKLQLNPETLLSKVQELKIATPSQVQSAANLLSVTATYLSRGGSQLMNEQRKLRQVSSWLWNKNHRQKDLSFQEQDASRHSMLELEGKLIQDIRSGDSANARKNLEQLVFKAFLLSKGHLETLKGLCMGFTSQLIRLSTENGPICDNSNKIAFPKLGELEDADTPEKVMLWLLNTGNSYIEQFSAQNPAGIGNEIIQKAIAYIQKNFSLPELCLTEIAQACFVSSSYLSRLFKKEKGYSIIEHINRVRIRQAKLLLQTPEATIMEVAHQVGYNDRSYFNRVFKQITGVNPRDYRHQFELVV from the coding sequence ATGCTTGGATTAACGATCTCTGAACAAGTGAACGATGTAAACATGGACACTTTAGCAGACTCAAATCTGCAGTATTTGTTAAATTCCTTTGCCGTCGCTACCGACTTACCCGTCTCGGCAACTGATATCAATGGCAATTGTATTCTTTCAGCCCAGGGGACGGAGCAAAACTTCTGCACTTTTATTAAAGGAAGCTGCGAATCAAAACGGTGCCAGGAAACATATAAGGAAGCCGGCAAACAAGCTGCCAAGTGGCGGGAACCCTACATTTTTCAATGTCATGCCGGTTTGACGATCTGGGTATGTCCCGTTTATGATAAAAATCAGCATATTGCCAACCTTACGGGAGGCCGGGTACTGATGTGGCAGCAGGATGATTATTTCTATCAGGAAATCAATTCTTTGGCATCAAAACTGCAATTAAATCCGGAGACACTTTTATCAAAGGTGCAGGAACTGAAAATTGCAACTCCATCTCAGGTACAGTCCGCGGCCAACCTGCTTTCCGTTACCGCCACATATCTTTCCCGGGGAGGATCTCAGCTCATGAATGAGCAAAGAAAGCTGCGTCAGGTAAGTTCCTGGCTGTGGAACAAAAATCACCGTCAAAAAGATCTTTCTTTTCAGGAGCAGGATGCTTCCCGCCATTCCATGCTGGAGCTGGAAGGGAAACTCATTCAGGATATTCGCTCGGGTGATTCTGCCAATGCCCGAAAAAATTTGGAACAGTTGGTGTTCAAAGCTTTCCTTTTAAGCAAGGGTCACCTGGAAACCCTTAAAGGCCTATGCATGGGATTTACCAGCCAATTAATTCGCTTGTCCACGGAAAACGGACCGATCTGTGACAATTCTAATAAAATTGCTTTTCCCAAACTAGGAGAACTGGAAGATGCGGATACCCCGGAGAAAGTAATGCTCTGGCTTCTGAACACCGGAAATTCCTATATTGAACAATTTTCAGCTCAAAACCCAGCGGGAATTGGTAATGAGATCATTCAAAAAGCAATTGCCTATATACAAAAAAACTTTAGTTTGCCGGAACTTTGCTTAACAGAAATTGCCCAAGCCTGTTTCGTCAGTTCCTCATATCTCAGCCGTTTATTTAAAAAAGAGAAGGGCTATTCCATCATTGAACACATCAATCGGGTGCGCATCCGTCAAGCAAAACTTCTACTGCAAACTCCTGAAGCCACAATTATGGAAGTAGCCCATCAGGTAGGCTATAACGATCGCAGTTATTTTAACAGAGTTTTTAAGCAAATAACCGGTGTGAACCCCAGGGATTACCGCCATCAGTTTGAGCTTGTTGTTTGA
- a CDS encoding cobalamin B12-binding domain-containing protein: protein MEHQDQLICRSITQAVLSGLAQEVINLINRLREKGMNDQQILLEGLTPALKGLSERYCDADYSVPHIIVASRAASAGLAHLKISPNYKKNSKTILLGTVKNDFHSLGKDLVSLVLECHNFKVIDLGVNVSAAQFMDGIKELKPEILGMSALLTSSMGEMAYVINALHKNNLRHAVKIIVGGCPVTKAFAESIGADTYAENAQDAPKKIDLLFNTKLKSFLEPLS from the coding sequence ATGGAACATCAGGATCAGTTGATTTGCCGTTCCATCACCCAGGCTGTTTTATCCGGCTTGGCACAGGAAGTAATCAATCTTATCAATCGTCTGCGCGAAAAAGGTATGAATGATCAGCAGATTTTATTAGAAGGGCTTACCCCTGCCTTAAAAGGTTTATCGGAAAGATATTGTGATGCGGACTATTCCGTCCCCCACATCATTGTTGCTTCCCGTGCCGCCTCGGCCGGTTTAGCGCATTTGAAGATATCACCCAATTATAAAAAGAATTCCAAAACCATTCTCCTGGGCACCGTAAAAAATGACTTTCATAGTTTGGGCAAAGACCTGGTTTCCCTCGTTTTGGAATGTCACAATTTTAAAGTCATTGATCTTGGTGTTAATGTATCCGCCGCTCAATTTATGGATGGCATTAAGGAACTTAAGCCGGAGATATTGGGCATGTCTGCCTTGCTTACTTCTTCCATGGGGGAAATGGCTTATGTGATCAATGCACTCCATAAAAACAACCTGCGTCATGCCGTCAAAATTATCGTGGGAGGCTGCCCGGTAACCAAAGCCTTCGCAGAATCCATCGGAGCCGACACTTACGCAGAAAATGCCCAGGATGCGCCCAAAAAAATTGATCTTCTTTTCAACACTAAGTTAAAATCATTTTTAGAACCACTTTCATAA